The following DNA comes from Legionella sp. PATHC032.
GTCATAAACCCTGTTTATACTTGCAATGATTAATAAAAAATAAGGAAAATAACATGTTCAGTGATCCTAATCTGGTTTTATTTTACGTGAAAAACCCGGCAAAAAGTGAAGAATTTTATAAGAATCTGTTAGACACTCAACCTACCGAATCTTCACCAACATTCTCTATGTTTGTCCTGAAAACAGGGCTTCGTCTTGGATTATGGGCTAAAGAAGATATTGAGCCTCAAGCCTACCAAACAGGAGGAGGTATGGAGCTGTCCTTTCAGGTTAACAGTAATGAAATGGTCGATGAGATACACAAGCAATGGTCTGATAAAGAAATTTCTATTATTCAACCTCCCACACAAATGGATTTTGGATACACATTTGTTGGTGTTGATCCCGATGAGCATCGTCTTCGTATTTTTTGTCTAAAACGAACGTAAGCAATTGGAGTAATAACCAATCATAGCTTGTAGTATGGCTTTTAAGTGAGTGATATCACACAACCCAAGCTGCTACAAGCTACAATTACTATTAGCAAATGAACAAACATCGGGACATCGACCCCTGATAGCTGTATTTTTTAAAAAGGAGATACAGAATGGTATGGGACGCAACGACAACAAACGCCATCTCTAATGCCGCCCATGCGCTTTTCCTGTTATTGTACTTAATTGGTGCCTGCATCCACTACTTAAAAAAAGATCATACTTTTTCACTTTTGATTGTGTTTTTTTTCTTAAATATCCTTGTTC
Coding sequences within:
- a CDS encoding VOC family protein, which encodes MFSDPNLVLFYVKNPAKSEEFYKNLLDTQPTESSPTFSMFVLKTGLRLGLWAKEDIEPQAYQTGGGMELSFQVNSNEMVDEIHKQWSDKEISIIQPPTQMDFGYTFVGVDPDEHRLRIFCLKRT